The Sulfitobacter sp. SK011 genome has a window encoding:
- the phoU gene encoding phosphate signaling complex protein PhoU encodes MQDQHIASAFDRDLEAVQAQIMKMGGLVEDAIRLAAQSLETRDDELADKVRAGDKAIDALEDLINERAARVIALRAPTAIDLRLILSVIKISASLERIGDYAKNMAKRTGVLSQIDPVNDGAGSIRRMARTVEGMLKDALDAYIQRDAELAMDVIGRDEDVDQMYNALFREFLTFMMEDPRNITACMHLHFIAKNTERMGDLVTSIAEQVVYLVTGQHPEEARPKADQTSIRPKA; translated from the coding sequence ATGCAAGATCAACATATTGCGTCTGCCTTTGACCGTGATTTGGAGGCCGTTCAGGCCCAGATCATGAAAATGGGCGGTCTGGTCGAAGACGCCATTCGCCTTGCCGCGCAATCGCTCGAAACCCGCGACGATGAACTTGCAGATAAAGTGCGGGCAGGGGACAAGGCCATTGATGCGCTCGAAGACCTGATCAATGAACGGGCAGCACGGGTGATTGCGCTGCGGGCACCCACTGCCATTGATTTGCGTCTGATCCTGAGCGTGATAAAGATTAGCGCCAGCCTGGAACGCATTGGAGACTATGCTAAAAACATGGCCAAGCGCACTGGCGTGCTGTCGCAGATCGACCCGGTGAACGACGGTGCTGGTTCGATCAGACGCATGGCGCGCACGGTTGAAGGCATGCTCAAAGACGCGCTGGATGCCTATATCCAACGCGATGCCGAATTGGCGATGGATGTCATTGGACGCGACGAAGATGTGGACCAGATGTACAACGCCTTGTTCCGCGAATTCCTGACATTCATGATGGAAGATCCGCGCAATATCACGGCCTGTATGCACCTGCATTTCATCGCCAAAAACACCGAACGGATGGGTGATCTTGTGACGTCGATTGCAGAACAGGTGGTCTATCTGGTAACCGGACAGCACCCCGAAGAAGCACGGCCAAAAGCAGATCAAACCTCAATTCGGCCAAAGGCTTGA
- the phoB gene encoding phosphate regulon transcriptional regulator PhoB, whose protein sequence is MSVSQPQVLLVEDEPAQREVLAYNLEAEGYIVRRAENGEEAMLLVAEARPDLMILDWMMPLMSGLEVCRQIKTREETRGIPVIMLSARSEDVDAVRGLETGADDYVIKPYSLKELMARVRTQLRRSRPAAAGASLTYQDITLDPERHWVSRGAHDLKLGPTEYRLLVTLLEKPGRVFSRDQLLDHVWGRDIYVDTRTVDVHIARLRKTLTKHGGKDPIRTVRGAGYALG, encoded by the coding sequence ATGTCAGTGAGCCAACCCCAGGTCCTGCTGGTCGAAGATGAACCGGCCCAACGCGAGGTTCTGGCCTATAACCTTGAGGCCGAAGGATACATCGTGCGCCGCGCCGAGAATGGCGAAGAAGCCATGCTGCTGGTGGCCGAAGCAAGGCCGGATCTGATGATCCTTGATTGGATGATGCCGCTGATGAGCGGACTTGAAGTGTGCCGCCAGATCAAAACCCGCGAGGAAACCCGCGGCATTCCGGTCATCATGCTGTCCGCCAGATCAGAAGACGTCGATGCCGTCCGCGGACTGGAGACCGGTGCAGATGATTATGTTATCAAACCGTATTCGCTGAAAGAGCTGATGGCGCGCGTGCGCACACAACTGCGCCGGTCACGTCCGGCGGCGGCTGGTGCATCGCTCACGTATCAGGACATCACCCTTGATCCTGAACGCCACTGGGTCAGCCGTGGCGCGCATGACCTCAAACTAGGGCCGACCGAATATAGGCTGCTGGTGACGCTGTTGGAAAAGCCGGGCCGGGTTTTTAGCCGCGACCAATTGCTCGACCACGTGTGGGGCCGCGATATCTATGTCGATACACGCACGGTCGACGTGCACATCGCCAGATTGCGCAAAACGCTCACCAAACATGGCGGCAAGGACCCAATCCGCACCGTTCGCGGTGCGGGCTACGCATTAGGGTGA
- the aroQ gene encoding type II 3-dehydroquinate dehydratase, whose protein sequence is MPSVMILNGPNLNLLGSRQPEVYGKTTLADINELCETAAQRLGLTIAFEQSNHEGILIDLIHAAKGTHGAIILNAGALTHTSIALMDAIASVELPVVEVHLSNIHAREEFRHTSYIAPVALGQICGFGAKGYEMALDALSDHLLKS, encoded by the coding sequence ATGCCTTCTGTTATGATCCTCAATGGTCCCAACCTAAACCTGCTGGGCTCGCGCCAGCCCGAAGTATATGGCAAGACGACCTTGGCGGACATCAATGAGCTGTGCGAAACTGCGGCGCAGCGCCTAGGCCTGACAATTGCCTTTGAGCAATCCAACCACGAAGGCATCCTGATCGATCTGATTCATGCCGCCAAAGGCACCCATGGTGCGATTATCCTCAATGCCGGCGCATTGACCCACACGTCCATTGCGCTCATGGACGCGATCGCATCCGTTGAACTGCCCGTTGTTGAGGTTCATCTGAGCAATATCCATGCCCGCGAGGAATTTCGGCATACCTCCTACATTGCTCCTGTCGCACTGGGTCAAATCTGCGGATTCGGGGCCAAAGGATATGAGATGGCTCTGGACGCGCTGTCAGATCATCTTTTGAAATCATGA
- a CDS encoding LuxR family transcriptional regulator, whose amino-acid sequence MSLRAYLHAIARCPSLEQLWETHTQRMAEYGFDRLIYGFTRYRTSTSLGDPEDFVILTNHTREYTDEFLHGGLYFHAPMVQWALAHDGACSWAVLHEMTRERAMTPAEERVVEFNRHIGVHAGYTVSFKSISNRSKGAIALTAKPGMSQGEVDAVWAEHGSDIQLMNDIAHLKILTLPYSTPSRALTPRQREALEWVGDGKTMQDIAVLMGLTTATVEKHLRLARDALAVETTAQAVLKASFANQMFVMDV is encoded by the coding sequence ATGAGCTTACGGGCGTACCTTCACGCCATTGCGCGCTGCCCGTCGCTGGAGCAACTTTGGGAAACGCATACGCAACGAATGGCCGAATACGGCTTTGACCGGCTGATTTATGGGTTCACAAGGTATCGCACTTCAACATCTTTGGGCGATCCCGAAGATTTTGTTATCCTGACCAACCACACCCGCGAATACACGGACGAATTTCTGCATGGCGGCCTGTATTTCCACGCGCCTATGGTGCAATGGGCGCTCGCGCATGATGGGGCGTGCAGTTGGGCTGTTCTACATGAAATGACCCGTGAACGCGCCATGACCCCTGCGGAAGAGCGTGTGGTTGAATTCAATCGGCACATTGGTGTGCACGCCGGCTATACCGTGAGCTTCAAATCGATCTCCAACCGCTCAAAAGGTGCAATTGCGCTGACCGCGAAGCCCGGCATGTCTCAGGGTGAAGTTGATGCGGTTTGGGCCGAGCATGGCAGTGATATTCAACTGATGAACGACATTGCACATCTCAAGATCCTCACCCTGCCCTACAGCACGCCCAGCCGTGCCTTGACGCCGCGCCAACGTGAGGCGCTGGAATGGGTCGGCGACGGCAAGACCATGCAGGATATCGCCGTACTGATGGGACTGACCACCGCCACGGTTGAAAAGCATCTGCGCCTCGCACGGGATGCGCTGGCGGTCGAGACAACGGCCCAGGCCGTGTTGAAGGCGTCATTTGCGAACCAAATGTTTGTGATGGACGTCTGA
- a CDS encoding sulfotransferase domain-containing protein — MSDRKLYLGPLTDNRRWDKFVARPDDVYVVTPPKCGTTWMQTIVALLFSGDPDVEPELSVKMPWIDIRIREMDEVADRLEAMPHRRSVKSHTPMDGLPYREDGQYLLVFRHPLDAHFSYRKHVRNIPVKGFELFYPEDEDNEVIFRRFLDGGAEGFDMDAMPLAHILQHYKAALALADRPNVSLFHYADMTRDLAGTMAKVAQLLGISHPPDVMSALVSAATFDNMKTHAERYAPSGGKGFMKSDSDFFHSGTSGKWQGKLTSDQLRAYDVAMDSALDPAARGWLEYGSGGGTNQ, encoded by the coding sequence ATGTCAGATCGGAAATTGTATCTGGGTCCACTGACCGACAACCGACGCTGGGACAAGTTCGTGGCGCGCCCGGATGATGTCTATGTCGTCACCCCACCGAAATGCGGGACCACATGGATGCAAACCATCGTGGCGCTGCTTTTTTCCGGCGACCCTGACGTCGAACCAGAGCTATCGGTGAAGATGCCATGGATCGACATTCGCATCCGCGAAATGGACGAGGTTGCTGACCGGCTTGAAGCAATGCCGCATCGTCGGAGTGTCAAAAGTCACACGCCGATGGACGGTCTGCCGTACCGCGAGGATGGGCAATATCTGTTGGTTTTCCGCCATCCTCTGGATGCGCATTTTTCCTATCGCAAACACGTGCGGAATATCCCGGTGAAGGGATTTGAACTCTTTTATCCAGAGGACGAGGACAACGAGGTGATATTCCGCCGCTTTCTGGATGGCGGGGCCGAAGGTTTTGACATGGATGCAATGCCGCTGGCGCATATACTGCAGCACTATAAGGCGGCTCTTGCGCTGGCGGATCGCCCCAATGTGTCCTTGTTTCACTACGCTGACATGACCCGGGATCTGGCTGGGACGATGGCAAAGGTTGCGCAGTTGCTGGGCATCTCACATCCGCCCGATGTGATGTCTGCCTTGGTGTCCGCTGCCACGTTTGACAATATGAAGACCCATGCAGAGCGATACGCGCCCTCTGGTGGCAAAGGTTTTATGAAGTCTGATTCTGATTTCTTTCACAGTGGTACAAGCGGGAAATGGCAAGGCAAACTGACCTCGGACCAGTTAAGGGCCTATGACGTGGCGATGGACAGCGCCTTGGATCCGGCGGCGCGCGGTTGGCTTGAGTATGGCAGTGGGGGTGGCACGAACCAGTGA
- the tsf gene encoding translation elongation factor Ts, producing the protein MAITASMVKELRDSTGAGMMDAKKALTETDGDMEAAVDWLRTKGLAKAAKKSGRTAAEGLVAVKVDGGRGVAVEVNSETDFVGKNSDFQKMVAGIADVAVSASDVDALKAADMGGKSVEQTVTDAVAVIGENMSVRRMAAIEGDTVVSYVHNAAAPGMGKIGVLVAMTGGDEGFGKQVAMHIAAVNPASLSEADLDPSVVEKEKTVQMDIARESGKPEAVIEKMIVGRMKKYMSEVTLLNQAFVVNPDLTVEDAAKEAGATITGFVRLEVGEGIEVIKEDFAAEVAKAAKG; encoded by the coding sequence ATGGCAATCACAGCATCTATGGTCAAAGAACTGCGCGACAGCACTGGCGCAGGCATGATGGACGCCAAAAAGGCACTGACAGAAACAGACGGCGATATGGAAGCAGCCGTCGATTGGCTGCGCACCAAGGGATTGGCCAAAGCGGCCAAGAAATCCGGTCGTACTGCTGCCGAAGGTCTTGTTGCGGTCAAAGTCGACGGTGGCCGCGGCGTTGCGGTTGAAGTGAACTCTGAAACCGATTTTGTTGGCAAGAACTCTGATTTTCAGAAAATGGTTGCCGGGATTGCTGACGTTGCAGTTTCCGCATCCGATGTCGATGCGTTGAAAGCGGCGGACATGGGTGGCAAATCCGTCGAACAGACCGTGACAGACGCGGTTGCCGTGATCGGTGAGAACATGTCGGTACGCCGCATGGCCGCTATCGAAGGCGACACCGTTGTGTCCTACGTGCATAACGCAGCAGCCCCCGGCATGGGCAAAATCGGTGTTCTGGTCGCCATGACCGGCGGCGATGAAGGTTTTGGCAAACAGGTTGCAATGCACATTGCAGCCGTGAACCCGGCGTCCTTGTCCGAGGCAGATCTTGACCCATCCGTGGTCGAAAAAGAGAAAACAGTTCAGATGGACATCGCCCGCGAATCCGGCAAGCCTGAAGCTGTCATCGAAAAGATGATCGTCGGTCGGATGAAGAAATACATGTCCGAAGTGACGCTGCTGAATCAGGCCTTTGTTGTGAACCCTGACCTGACCGTCGAAGATGCGGCCAAAGAAGCAGGTGCCACAATCACCGGATTTGTACGTCTCGAAGTGGGTGAGGGCATCGAAGTCATCAAAGAAGATTTCGCAGCCGAAGTGGCCAAAGCCGCCAAAGGCTAA
- the rpsB gene encoding 30S ribosomal protein S2, whose translation MALPEFSMRQLLEAGVHFGHQTQRWNPRMGPYIYGARNGIHIMDLTQTVPMLDQALQVIRDTVAKGGSILFVGTKRQAAQPVAEAAEKCAQYYMNHRWLGGTLTNWQTVSKSIQRLKHIDEQAEVGFAGLTKKERLGMERDQGKLQASLGGIREMGGRPDLIFVIDVKKEALAIAEANKLGIPVVAVVDTNCSPDGVDYLIPGNDDAARAIGLYCDLAARAALDGMSAQLGAAGVDLGAMEEAPAEEALAEDAPAASTGVEVGNASSETVADDVMSKDAVLDIESKKETVADAKS comes from the coding sequence ATGGCTCTTCCTGAGTTCTCCATGCGCCAACTGCTTGAAGCAGGCGTACACTTTGGCCACCAGACGCAGCGCTGGAACCCACGTATGGGTCCGTATATTTACGGCGCGCGCAACGGCATTCACATCATGGACCTGACACAGACTGTTCCAATGCTGGATCAGGCACTGCAAGTCATCCGTGACACCGTCGCCAAGGGCGGCAGCATTCTTTTTGTCGGGACAAAGCGTCAGGCAGCACAGCCGGTCGCAGAGGCCGCTGAAAAATGCGCTCAGTATTACATGAACCACCGCTGGCTGGGTGGCACGCTGACCAACTGGCAGACGGTGTCAAAGTCGATCCAGCGCCTCAAGCATATCGACGAGCAAGCCGAAGTCGGCTTTGCCGGTCTGACCAAGAAAGAACGTCTTGGCATGGAACGCGATCAGGGCAAGCTTCAGGCTTCTTTGGGTGGTATCCGCGAAATGGGTGGCCGTCCTGACCTGATCTTTGTGATCGACGTGAAAAAAGAAGCGCTGGCCATTGCCGAAGCCAACAAGCTGGGTATCCCGGTTGTGGCTGTGGTTGACACCAATTGCTCACCTGACGGCGTTGATTACCTGATCCCGGGCAACGATGACGCGGCGCGCGCCATTGGCCTTTACTGCGATCTGGCGGCACGTGCCGCTCTTGACGGCATGTCAGCCCAACTGGGTGCAGCAGGCGTTGATCTGGGCGCAATGGAAGAAGCACCCGCTGAAGAAGCGCTGGCTGAAGATGCACCAGCAGCATCAACAGGCGTGGAAGTTGGCAATGCCTCCTCTGAAACAGTGGCTGATGACGTTATGTCGAAAGACGCGGTTTTGGACATCGAATCCAAAAAAGAGACAGTGGCAGACGCCAAGTCCTGA
- a CDS encoding PA14 domain-containing protein — translation MNIFTTAIAASFLAVAAYAEPLTLTPADPQPDAGDLAPGLAVSYAYKSVRTLEEATEALQDASEGKPIKGLSYEDNNEGDLTMTSKSAQKVVAAISGFIRFDAPGTFEVDTLSNDGLVLTVGGQEVAFYDDVHACEPSGVTEVEVPEAGWYALEATYFQRKGSACLTMEWNVDGALGQVPDAAFAHTK, via the coding sequence ATGAACATCTTTACCACTGCAATCGCGGCATCTTTTTTGGCCGTGGCAGCCTATGCTGAACCGCTGACCTTGACGCCCGCAGATCCACAGCCTGACGCAGGCGACCTGGCACCGGGGCTGGCCGTTTCTTACGCCTACAAAAGCGTGCGCACGCTGGAGGAGGCGACAGAGGCATTGCAGGACGCCAGCGAAGGGAAACCGATCAAGGGATTGTCTTATGAAGACAACAATGAGGGTGATCTGACAATGACATCAAAGTCCGCCCAGAAAGTGGTCGCCGCAATCAGTGGATTTATCCGCTTTGATGCGCCCGGCACTTTTGAGGTTGATACCCTCAGTAACGATGGTCTGGTGTTGACTGTTGGCGGTCAGGAAGTTGCGTTTTACGATGATGTTCATGCCTGCGAACCTTCGGGCGTGACAGAAGTCGAGGTGCCTGAGGCCGGATGGTACGCCCTTGAGGCAACCTATTTCCAACGCAAGGGGTCTGCCTGCCTGACCATGGAATGGAATGTAGACGGGGCATTGGGCCAGGTCCCGGACGCGGCGTTCGCGCACACCAAATAA
- a CDS encoding 1-acyl-sn-glycerol-3-phosphate acyltransferase — translation MTQTWDSGDLPVLPRITVAGWIRVFLRGLALAVLVFGGLAVLVLVRMVERPLFGVNRPVTPHITQFVCRMAFLILGISHHVQGSPMAARGAVVANHTSWLDIFALNVAKRIYFVSKSEVAGWPGIGWLARATGTVFIERNPSKAHEQTEVFHTRLFAGHKLLFFPEGTSTDGLQVLPFKTTLFQAFFEPSLRDEISVQPVTVMYRAPPGMDARFYGWWGDMTFGSHLVATLAQARQGSVTIFYHPPLKVADFANRKLLALACERAVRAAHSDFLDQA, via the coding sequence ATGACCCAGACGTGGGACAGTGGTGACCTGCCGGTTTTGCCGCGCATAACGGTCGCGGGCTGGATACGGGTTTTCCTGCGGGGGCTGGCGCTGGCTGTGCTGGTGTTTGGCGGTCTGGCGGTTTTGGTGCTGGTGCGGATGGTTGAACGGCCACTCTTCGGGGTGAACCGTCCGGTGACGCCCCATATCACTCAATTCGTCTGCCGCATGGCGTTTTTAATCTTGGGCATTTCCCATCATGTTCAGGGATCGCCGATGGCCGCGCGCGGTGCAGTCGTGGCAAACCATACGTCATGGCTTGATATATTTGCGTTGAATGTTGCCAAGCGGATCTATTTTGTCTCAAAATCCGAAGTGGCGGGGTGGCCCGGCATCGGTTGGCTGGCCCGCGCCACTGGAACTGTGTTTATCGAGCGCAATCCGTCCAAAGCGCATGAGCAGACCGAGGTTTTCCACACCCGACTTTTTGCTGGCCACAAGTTGCTTTTCTTTCCGGAAGGGACCAGCACGGATGGTTTGCAGGTGCTGCCCTTTAAGACAACGTTGTTTCAGGCATTTTTTGAGCCGAGTTTACGGGATGAAATTTCCGTTCAGCCGGTCACAGTTATGTATCGCGCTCCACCGGGCATGGACGCGCGTTTTTACGGGTGGTGGGGGGATATGACCTTTGGGTCGCATCTTGTTGCAACGCTTGCACAGGCGCGGCAAGGAAGCGTGACGATTTTCTACCATCCGCCTTTGAAAGTTGCTGATTTCGCCAATCGCAAGTTGCTGGCGCTGGCTTGCGAACGGGCCGTCAGGGCGGCCCATTCGGATTTTTTGGATCAGGCCTGA
- a CDS encoding GNAT family N-acetyltransferase, with protein sequence MAHAVAADFHVKLAQTAEELRAAQRLRYQVFVRELGGGGALVDHDAELEKDELDPFFDHLLLYDQRTGAVVGVYRLMRPEKARDAGRFYSEGEYDLAPLLASGRRILELGRSCLHPDYRGGMAMHHLWAALAQYVAQHRIEVLFGVASFHGTDIAALSQPLSLLHHRHLAPPELRVRTLDKSFQNMNLIDEAHLDRRAAMMQIPSLIKAYLRLGGCVGEGAYVDHAFNTVDVCLIMDTNQMSARQARIYGGGPQ encoded by the coding sequence ATGGCCCATGCAGTTGCAGCAGATTTTCACGTAAAGTTGGCACAGACGGCTGAAGAGCTGCGGGCCGCGCAGCGGCTGCGGTATCAGGTGTTTGTCCGAGAACTGGGGGGCGGCGGCGCGCTGGTGGACCACGATGCAGAGCTGGAAAAAGACGAGCTGGACCCGTTTTTTGACCATCTTTTGCTTTACGATCAGCGCACCGGGGCCGTTGTCGGTGTCTATCGTTTGATGCGGCCAGAGAAAGCCCGCGACGCTGGACGGTTCTATTCTGAAGGCGAATATGATCTGGCACCGCTTCTGGCATCCGGTCGGCGCATCCTGGAACTTGGTCGGTCGTGTTTGCACCCTGATTACCGGGGCGGCATGGCGATGCATCACCTCTGGGCCGCGCTGGCGCAATATGTGGCCCAACACCGCATTGAGGTATTATTCGGGGTCGCGAGTTTTCATGGCACCGACATCGCGGCCCTGTCACAGCCCTTGTCGCTGTTGCACCACCGTCATCTGGCACCACCTGAACTGCGGGTCAGGACATTGGATAAATCTTTCCAGAACATGAACTTGATTGACGAGGCTCATCTGGACCGGCGTGCCGCGATGATGCAAATTCCGAGCCTGATCAAAGCCTATCTGCGCCTTGGTGGATGTGTGGGCGAGGGGGCTTATGTGGACCATGCGTTCAATACCGTCGATGTGTGCCTGATCATGGACACCAACCAAATGAGCGCCCGTCAGGCCCGCATCTATGGCGGGGGGCCGCAATGA
- a CDS encoding DUF3553 domain-containing protein, translating to MDDLNAILTPGMLVRNPDRPEWGVGQVQSNVSGKVTVNFRDEGKIVIDSFRVGLMPVFDDAP from the coding sequence ATGGACGATCTTAATGCGATTTTGACCCCCGGCATGCTGGTCCGAAATCCAGATCGACCAGAATGGGGTGTGGGACAGGTCCAAAGCAATGTTTCAGGCAAAGTGACGGTGAATTTCAGGGACGAAGGTAAGATTGTCATTGACAGCTTTCGTGTTGGTTTGATGCCTGTCTTTGACGACGCACCTTGA
- a CDS encoding histidine phosphotransferase family protein, translating into MVQDNINLATLIGSRICHDLISPIGAINNGLELLSMADNPPAGPEMELIGTSVDNASARIRFFRIGFGAAGHQMVGRAEITSILRDLYQDSRLTLEWLPEEPQPRAAVRLAFLAIMCLETAMPYGGRAEVSEAEGKWMLKGTADKLNVDPTLWGILAEQSPDTSLQPAHVQFALLPKIAGDDGRRIRSSSNDTSVTIQF; encoded by the coding sequence ATTGTGCAGGACAACATCAACCTGGCCACCCTGATCGGCAGCCGTATTTGTCATGATCTGATATCGCCGATTGGCGCGATCAACAATGGGCTGGAGTTGCTGTCGATGGCCGACAATCCGCCTGCCGGTCCAGAGATGGAGTTGATCGGGACCAGCGTCGATAATGCCAGCGCCCGCATTCGGTTTTTCAGGATCGGTTTTGGGGCCGCCGGGCATCAGATGGTTGGACGTGCGGAGATCACCTCGATCCTGCGGGATCTCTATCAAGACAGCCGGCTGACACTTGAGTGGCTGCCAGAGGAGCCGCAGCCGCGCGCCGCAGTACGGTTGGCCTTTCTCGCGATCATGTGTCTTGAGACAGCGATGCCATACGGCGGTCGCGCCGAAGTGTCCGAGGCTGAGGGCAAATGGATGCTCAAAGGCACGGCAGACAAGTTGAACGTCGATCCGACCCTTTGGGGGATTTTGGCCGAACAATCGCCCGATACGTCACTGCAGCCCGCCCATGTTCAATTTGCGCTTTTGCCAAAAATCGCAGGTGATGACGGCAGACGTATCAGATCATCCTCGAACGACACCAGCGTCACCATTCAGTTCTGA
- a CDS encoding glutamate-5-semialdehyde dehydrogenase, which translates to MENIDNIPELMADIGRRAKQAAAELASAGAHAKRAALMGAADSVWASRADILAANAKDMAFGRDKGLSDAMMDRLMLDEARIQGMVDGLRSVAEQADPVGEVMAEWDQPSGLHIKRVRTPLGVIGVIYESRPNVTADAGALCLKAGNAVILRGGSEGFHSSRAIHACLQQGLRDADLPEDAVQLVPTRDRAAVSAMLTMTDTIDVIVPRGGKGLVGLVQREARVPVFAHLEGIVHIYIDKDADPEKALKVVMNAKTRRTGICGAAECLLIHEKVAKTIGQGVIRALIDAGVEVRVDQSLGHIPGTTPAKDDDWGREYLDMIIAAKTVTDVNDAIAHIRKYGSNHTDCILSEDAATVQQFMNQLDSAILMHNASTQFADGGEFGMGAEIGIATGKMHARGPVGAAQLTSFKYLVTGDGTIRA; encoded by the coding sequence ATGGAAAATATAGATAATATTCCTGAACTCATGGCGGATATCGGGCGGCGCGCCAAACAGGCCGCTGCCGAACTTGCCAGCGCCGGCGCGCACGCCAAGCGCGCCGCGCTGATGGGTGCCGCAGATTCCGTCTGGGCCAGCCGGGCGGATATTCTGGCCGCCAACGCAAAGGATATGGCCTTTGGCCGCGACAAGGGTCTGTCGGACGCCATGATGGACCGCCTGATGCTGGATGAAGCGCGCATTCAAGGCATGGTCGACGGGCTGCGTAGTGTTGCCGAACAGGCCGATCCGGTGGGCGAAGTGATGGCCGAGTGGGATCAACCTTCGGGCCTGCACATCAAGCGGGTGCGCACGCCCCTAGGCGTCATCGGTGTGATCTATGAATCGCGCCCCAACGTAACAGCGGATGCCGGTGCATTGTGCCTCAAGGCAGGCAACGCGGTGATCCTGCGGGGCGGGTCCGAAGGCTTCCATTCCTCCCGCGCGATCCATGCCTGCTTGCAGCAAGGCTTGCGTGATGCCGATCTGCCCGAAGATGCCGTGCAACTGGTGCCGACCCGCGACCGGGCGGCAGTCAGCGCGATGCTGACCATGACCGACACCATTGATGTGATTGTGCCGCGTGGCGGCAAGGGCCTGGTCGGGCTGGTCCAGCGCGAGGCACGGGTGCCGGTCTTTGCGCATCTTGAAGGCATTGTGCACATCTACATCGACAAAGACGCCGACCCTGAAAAGGCGCTTAAGGTTGTGATGAATGCCAAGACCCGGCGCACAGGTATTTGTGGTGCGGCAGAATGTCTGTTGATCCATGAAAAGGTTGCCAAGACAATTGGCCAGGGTGTGATCCGTGCCCTGATTGATGCTGGTGTTGAGGTGCGGGTGGATCAGTCGCTGGGGCACATTCCCGGCACCACACCGGCGAAGGATGACGATTGGGGGCGCGAATATCTGGACATGATCATTGCCGCCAAGACGGTGACAGATGTGAATGATGCCATCGCCCACATCCGCAAGTATGGTTCAAACCACACTGATTGTATCCTGAGCGAAGATGCCGCAACCGTTCAGCAGTTCATGAACCAACTTGATAGCGCAATTTTGATGCACAACGCCTCAACCCAGTTTGCCGATGGCGGTGAATTCGGCATGGGCGCAGAGATTGGCATTGCCACCGGCAAGATGCATGCCCGTGGGCCGGTTGGGGCGGCGCAACTGACCAGTTTTAAATATCTGGTGACGGGTGACGGCACCATAAGGGCGTAA